The following coding sequences are from one Candidatus Bathyarchaeota archaeon window:
- the hemA gene encoding glutamyl-tRNA reductase, with protein sequence MWSVYPTMHCSAKSVNIINVRVTHKTANVPLLEAVACKDKQRALSELFSLEAVDECVLLQTCNRVEVYLVSADAQVVSKLVAQYLVDRAGAVADKASSAIELSLNHDALGHILRVTSGLESMVIGEDQVINQVWNAYVEAEEAKAVGPVLKHLFFRAVNVGRRVRNETGINKGAVSVGAAAVELARSLLENFAEKKILVLGAGETGTLVAKAMARRCLSPIVISNRTYARAIRIAEELNGKAVNLARLGEVLVDADVVICATAAPHYLLTKAALTKHLENRQNPSDLLVIDISNPRNVEACVGDLGNVRLYNIDDLQSIAQRNLEGRQQSVQAALDIIGEELDVLERALKTESVRDIISDLLSQTEQVRQRELLKALALIGDPNEREKKIINDLTSIVLKQTFVPLIENLRLAAMNNDAQVVEAAIKLFSTNHNHTT encoded by the coding sequence ATGTGGTCGGTTTATCCAACCATGCATTGCTCGGCTAAATCAGTCAACATCATCAACGTGCGGGTTACCCATAAGACCGCAAATGTTCCGTTGTTGGAAGCCGTGGCGTGCAAGGACAAGCAGCGGGCTTTATCTGAGCTTTTCTCGTTGGAAGCTGTGGATGAGTGTGTTTTGCTGCAGACCTGTAACCGTGTAGAGGTTTATTTGGTCAGCGCGGATGCCCAAGTTGTGTCAAAATTGGTGGCGCAGTATCTGGTTGACCGTGCGGGGGCTGTGGCTGATAAGGCTTCAAGTGCTATCGAGTTAAGTTTGAACCATGATGCTTTGGGACATATTTTGCGCGTGACTTCTGGTTTGGAGTCCATGGTCATAGGCGAAGACCAAGTTATCAACCAAGTCTGGAACGCCTACGTAGAAGCCGAAGAAGCCAAAGCCGTCGGGCCAGTTCTCAAGCACCTATTTTTTAGGGCAGTCAACGTTGGGCGCCGAGTCCGAAACGAAACAGGCATAAACAAAGGCGCAGTTTCCGTAGGCGCTGCCGCCGTGGAGCTGGCAAGGTCGCTGCTGGAAAACTTTGCAGAAAAGAAAATCCTAGTCCTAGGCGCAGGAGAAACAGGCACGCTAGTTGCCAAAGCCATGGCTAGACGCTGCCTAAGCCCCATAGTCATATCCAACCGAACATACGCCCGCGCTATCAGGATAGCAGAAGAACTGAATGGGAAAGCCGTAAATCTTGCTCGTCTTGGCGAAGTTTTGGTGGATGCTGACGTAGTCATCTGCGCTACCGCCGCGCCCCATTACCTGCTCACCAAAGCCGCCCTAACTAAGCATCTTGAGAACCGCCAAAACCCCAGTGACCTGCTCGTGATTGATATTTCTAATCCGCGCAACGTTGAAGCTTGCGTGGGGGACTTGGGGAATGTGCGGCTCTATAACATTGATGATTTGCAGTCTATTGCCCAGCGTAACTTGGAGGGGCGACAGCAAAGCGTGCAGGCGGCTCTTGACATCATCGGGGAAGAACTTGACGTTTTGGAGCGTGCCCTAAAAACTGAATCCGTACGTGACATAATTTCGGATTTGCTTTCCCAAACCGAGCAGGTACGGCAAAGAGAACTCCTAAAAGCCCTTGCCCTGATTGGTGACCCCAACGAGCGGGAGAAAAAAATAATTAACGACTTAACATCTATTGTGCTCAAACAGACTTTTGTTCCTTTGATTGAGAATTTGCGGTTAGCTGCGATGAACAACGACGCCCAAGTGGTGGAGGCGGCGATAAAACTGTTTAGCACAAACCACAACCACACCACATAA
- the cfbA gene encoding sirohydrochlorin nickelochelatase: MDDTGLVVIGHGSKLPQSRENLEAIAAMLRKRSSFKCVELAFMVRNTPTIPQAIDAIAKRGIKKIVLIPAFLAPGVHTQKDIPELIGVKDKESHFTDKGIQLLYGEPLGADERIADIIEEKALAALGAEPATASVYGAGMPASSRKIYEKSMSLIRPQIQDVLSTAPKNQAPIIERVVHTTADPQFAKLLRITETAVDSGVAAIKAGAKVVTDVKMIQAGINEKRLKRFGGAKILNYVGDARAVTMAHSEGITRAAAAMRLAAADGLDGAVVLIGNAPTAAFELARLVKEGKAKPALIVAVPVGYVDATESKDEISTLDVPHIIVKGKKGGSPIAVSVFNALLAMAEEAN, translated from the coding sequence ATGGATGATACAGGATTAGTCGTAATCGGACATGGCAGTAAACTGCCCCAGAGCCGCGAAAACCTAGAAGCCATAGCTGCGATGCTGCGTAAACGTTCCAGCTTCAAATGCGTAGAACTAGCTTTCATGGTCAGAAACACCCCAACCATCCCCCAAGCCATAGACGCCATCGCCAAACGCGGCATCAAAAAAATTGTTCTCATCCCCGCATTTCTAGCACCCGGAGTGCACACCCAAAAGGACATCCCCGAATTAATCGGCGTCAAAGACAAAGAATCCCACTTCACCGATAAAGGCATCCAACTGCTCTATGGTGAACCCCTAGGCGCCGATGAACGCATAGCAGACATCATCGAAGAAAAAGCCCTAGCAGCTTTAGGCGCAGAACCCGCCACTGCCTCAGTTTACGGTGCAGGCATGCCCGCTTCTTCACGCAAAATCTACGAAAAAAGCATGAGTCTAATTCGACCCCAAATCCAAGACGTCCTCTCAACCGCACCCAAAAATCAGGCTCCAATCATCGAACGCGTAGTCCACACAACCGCTGACCCCCAATTCGCCAAACTCTTACGCATAACCGAAACCGCAGTTGATTCGGGTGTAGCTGCCATAAAAGCAGGCGCCAAAGTAGTTACGGACGTGAAGATGATACAGGCAGGCATAAACGAGAAGCGGCTCAAACGGTTTGGCGGCGCAAAAATCCTCAATTACGTGGGGGATGCGCGTGCTGTTACGATGGCTCACTCAGAGGGGATTACACGTGCTGCGGCTGCTATGCGTTTGGCTGCGGCGGATGGCTTGGATGGTGCGGTTGTGCTTATTGGGAACGCGCCCACAGCAGCTTTTGAGCTTGCGCGGCTCGTAAAAGAAGGCAAAGCTAAACCCGCTTTGATAGTAGCAGTCCCCGTTGGCTACGTTGACGCCACCGAATCCAAAGACGAAATCTCCACGCTCGACGTACCCCACATTATAGTGAAAGGCAAAAAAGGCGGAAGCCCCATAGCTGTTTCCGTGTTCAATGCCTTGCTTGCCATGGCAGAAGAGGCAAACTAG
- the cbiD gene encoding cobalt-precorrin-5B (C(1))-methyltransferase CbiD — protein sequence MARFLKYGLTTGACAAAAAKAALIALTDSPVERVVIPTPIGIRFEIPVKSSSASKEGVGVAVVVKDAGDDVDVTDELEITATIKLTDNNGEIQITGGKGVGKITKPGLPMEVGESAINPVPRKMISDAVKEALPIGKGAAVTVTIPEGEKVAEKTQNSKLGIVGGVSILGTTGVVKPFSEAAWRRSMVPQIDVALARGYERLFFVPGNIGQRLAKQLFGVPYDQIVQTGDFVGYMLEKAAEKGVGEIVFFGHSGKLAKLAAGIFNTHHKMGDARNEVIAAYAAAAGADTKVVKAILQSNTTEEATKLLIQADLLRETYDEVAKRINLRLTERTQGKIKFSIIIVSMDGKVLGADENARSLTEWLNLA from the coding sequence ATGGCAAGGTTCCTAAAGTATGGTCTTACCACTGGAGCTTGTGCAGCAGCTGCCGCTAAAGCAGCCCTAATCGCGTTAACCGACTCGCCAGTCGAGCGCGTAGTTATTCCTACCCCCATTGGCATCCGTTTTGAAATCCCCGTCAAATCCAGCAGCGCCTCCAAAGAGGGCGTGGGCGTGGCAGTTGTCGTCAAAGACGCAGGCGACGACGTAGACGTAACCGACGAGCTGGAAATCACTGCAACCATCAAACTAACAGACAACAACGGCGAAATCCAAATAACAGGCGGCAAAGGCGTAGGCAAAATCACCAAACCTGGCTTGCCTATGGAAGTGGGGGAATCTGCGATTAATCCTGTGCCGCGAAAGATGATATCTGACGCCGTCAAAGAAGCCCTCCCCATAGGCAAAGGAGCCGCGGTGACGGTTACGATTCCTGAGGGTGAGAAGGTCGCGGAGAAAACCCAAAACTCTAAACTTGGCATAGTAGGCGGCGTTTCTATTTTGGGTACAACAGGGGTGGTTAAGCCTTTTTCCGAAGCCGCTTGGAGACGCTCTATGGTTCCCCAAATTGACGTTGCGTTGGCTCGGGGGTATGAGCGACTGTTTTTTGTTCCCGGAAACATCGGGCAGCGTCTTGCCAAGCAGCTTTTTGGCGTTCCTTATGACCAGATTGTGCAAACAGGCGATTTCGTGGGTTACATGCTTGAGAAAGCCGCTGAGAAAGGCGTTGGGGAAATCGTGTTTTTTGGGCACTCAGGCAAACTCGCCAAACTCGCCGCCGGCATATTTAACACGCACCACAAAATGGGCGACGCCCGAAACGAAGTCATCGCCGCATACGCAGCAGCCGCAGGCGCCGACACAAAAGTCGTCAAAGCCATTTTGCAGTCTAACACTACGGAGGAAGCAACCAAACTCCTCATACAAGCAGACCTGCTGCGCGAGACGTATGACGAGGTTGCAAAGCGGATAAACCTGCGCCTTACTGAGCGGACACAGGGCAAAATTAAATTCAGCATAATCATAGTTTCCATGGACGGCAAAGTCTTGGGAGCTGACGAAAACGCAAGGAGCTTAACAGAATGGCTAAACTTAGCATAG
- the cbiE gene encoding precorrin-6y C5,15-methyltransferase (decarboxylating) subunit CbiE, producing the protein MAKLSIVGAGPGSPDYVTPAARKAVQVAQVVVGAQRNLDLFQEDIAGEVVVLTGKNVGQSLRYAVESAQGGKAVAVISTGDPGFSGLLGSVLNRLNGDHVELEVIPGVSSMQACAALLHISWDNTVMLTFHDGARNQTKTLLTQEVKKGKTIILLPEPRFFMPRDIARFLLDLGTDKNLPVAVCESITLPQERLVTTTLHKAATMDFASLCVMVINTPKNMTKGE; encoded by the coding sequence ATGGCTAAACTTAGCATAGTAGGAGCAGGACCTGGTTCTCCAGATTATGTGACTCCAGCGGCAAGAAAAGCCGTGCAGGTAGCCCAAGTTGTGGTTGGGGCACAGCGAAACCTTGACCTGTTCCAAGAGGACATTGCGGGGGAAGTTGTGGTTTTAACTGGGAAAAATGTGGGGCAGTCTTTGCGTTACGCTGTGGAGTCTGCTCAAGGCGGCAAAGCAGTTGCAGTTATTTCGACGGGTGACCCTGGATTTTCAGGTCTGTTAGGGTCAGTTCTAAACAGGCTCAACGGCGACCACGTAGAGTTAGAAGTCATACCAGGAGTAAGCTCAATGCAGGCATGTGCTGCTCTGCTTCACATAAGCTGGGACAACACAGTCATGCTGACCTTCCACGACGGCGCAAGAAACCAAACCAAAACCCTCCTAACCCAAGAAGTCAAAAAAGGCAAAACAATCATCCTGCTCCCTGAACCCCGCTTTTTCATGCCCCGCGACATAGCCCGCTTCCTCCTAGATTTAGGCACAGACAAAAACCTGCCCGTAGCAGTCTGCGAAAGCATAACCCTACCCCAAGAACGCCTAGTAACAACCACCCTACACAAAGCCGCAACCATGGATTTTGCGTCTCTTTGCGTTATGGTAATAAACACACCCAAAAATATGACTAAAGGTGAATGA
- the cbiT gene encoding precorrin-6Y C5,15-methyltransferase (decarboxylating) subunit CbiT — translation MWNYKTPGVPDELFLQDEAVPGPTKEEIRVLTISKARLREGSVVIDVGCGTGGLTVESALQVAPKGKVYAIDKNAVAVALTRSNVERFSMQDIVEIVQGNAFDVLSGLPMADAVLVGGSHLLREVLCVCREKLQPGGRVVVNAILLETACTALDELKKLGFADVDATQVVVSKGRQVPSGTMMLSRNPITVISATKSKEKM, via the coding sequence ATGTGGAACTACAAGACCCCCGGAGTCCCCGACGAGTTATTCCTTCAAGATGAAGCGGTTCCTGGACCCACCAAAGAAGAAATCCGCGTCCTAACAATCTCTAAAGCTCGGCTGCGTGAGGGTTCAGTGGTTATAGATGTTGGCTGCGGCACAGGCGGCTTAACCGTTGAATCCGCGTTGCAGGTGGCTCCAAAAGGCAAAGTCTACGCCATCGACAAAAACGCCGTGGCTGTAGCGTTGACGAGGTCAAATGTGGAGCGGTTTAGCATGCAAGACATCGTCGAAATCGTGCAGGGAAACGCCTTTGATGTCCTGTCGGGTTTGCCCATGGCAGATGCCGTGCTCGTGGGCGGTAGCCACTTGCTACGGGAGGTTTTGTGTGTTTGTCGCGAAAAACTACAGCCAGGTGGGCGCGTGGTGGTGAATGCGATACTGCTTGAAACTGCCTGCACCGCGTTAGATGAGCTTAAAAAACTGGGGTTTGCCGACGTGGACGCAACACAGGTTGTCGTTTCAAAAGGCAGACAAGTTCCAAGCGGCACCATGATGCTCTCGCGAAACCCCATAACAGTAATCTCTGCAACCAAAAGCAAAGAAAAGATGTGA
- the cobI gene encoding precorrin-2 C(20)-methyltransferase, with protein MVGKFIGIGVGPGDPELLTVKAVKALKTADVICVPKPHEDKPSMALGMIKPVLRERRTPPQLLELVFPMSKDELNVKKLWTKNAAIIAESTKAGKTLAFITLGDPMLYSTFLYLYERLKETHPELELEIIPGVTSVTAAAASARLPLAEKDEVVAIVPSDLDSSLIEETAKHADTLVFMKCAYRIKDFLSVLTQAGFTESSTVALVKRCTLPEEKVLVGKLGDMQKWLIVEDYFSVAIVKRSHGPIHWKVGKK; from the coding sequence TTGGTTGGAAAATTCATAGGTATTGGTGTTGGTCCGGGTGATCCTGAGTTGCTTACGGTTAAGGCTGTTAAAGCGTTGAAGACCGCGGATGTTATTTGTGTTCCTAAACCTCATGAGGATAAACCTAGCATGGCGTTGGGTATGATAAAGCCTGTTCTAAGGGAGCGTAGGACGCCGCCGCAGCTTTTGGAGCTTGTTTTTCCAATGTCCAAGGACGAGTTAAACGTCAAGAAGTTGTGGACAAAAAACGCCGCCATAATCGCCGAGAGCACCAAAGCCGGCAAAACCCTCGCGTTCATCACGTTGGGTGACCCAATGCTGTATAGCACTTTTCTGTACCTCTACGAACGTCTAAAAGAAACCCACCCCGAACTCGAACTCGAAATCATCCCAGGCGTAACGTCAGTAACCGCCGCAGCAGCAAGCGCCCGCCTACCCCTAGCCGAAAAAGATGAAGTCGTCGCCATCGTGCCTTCAGACTTGGATTCGTCGCTTATTGAAGAAACCGCCAAACACGCAGACACTTTGGTTTTCATGAAATGCGCTTACCGCATCAAAGACTTCCTGTCCGTTTTGACCCAAGCGGGTTTCACGGAGTCCTCGACGGTAGCTTTGGTGAAACGATGCACCCTGCCTGAAGAGAAAGTTCTCGTAGGCAAGTTAGGCGACATGCAAAAATGGCTCATAGTCGAGGATTACTTTTCCGTGGCTATCGTGAAGCGTAGTCATGGTCCTATTCATTGGAAGGTTGGTAAAAAATGA
- the cobM gene encoding precorrin-4 C(11)-methyltransferase has translation MKVVFIGAGPGDPELITVKGKKWLEKADVVIYAGSLLNPKILKYCKPDAELYDSAKMNLPEVQQVMLKAFKAGKQVARVHDGDPSFYGAIQEQMDFLDKEGIEYFRIPGVSCLQGGAASLNRQLTLPRISQTIILTRPEGRTPVPESESLRELAKHQSTMVIFLGTPHIARVVEELQKGGYPKDTPTQVVYKATWPEQKIVKGTLTDIVEKVKAQGITATALIFVGNVLDPKAYDLSKLYDPTFTTGFRKGT, from the coding sequence ATGAAAGTTGTCTTTATAGGAGCAGGTCCTGGCGACCCCGAACTTATCACCGTGAAGGGAAAGAAGTGGCTTGAAAAAGCTGACGTGGTCATTTACGCTGGGTCTTTGCTAAACCCAAAGATTCTAAAATACTGCAAACCCGACGCTGAATTGTATGATAGCGCGAAGATGAATTTGCCCGAGGTGCAGCAGGTGATGCTAAAAGCCTTCAAGGCAGGCAAGCAGGTAGCTCGCGTCCACGACGGTGACCCAAGCTTTTATGGCGCTATTCAAGAGCAGATGGATTTTCTTGACAAAGAAGGCATTGAGTACTTCCGTATCCCAGGCGTTAGCTGCCTGCAAGGAGGCGCCGCGAGCCTAAACCGCCAGTTAACCCTGCCCCGCATCTCCCAAACCATAATTCTTACACGCCCCGAAGGACGAACCCCCGTACCCGAATCCGAGAGCCTGCGCGAGTTAGCAAAGCACCAGTCAACCATGGTCATCTTCCTAGGCACACCCCACATCGCACGCGTAGTCGAAGAACTCCAAAAAGGCGGCTACCCCAAAGACACCCCCACCCAAGTGGTTTACAAGGCTACTTGGCCTGAACAGAAAATCGTCAAAGGCACCCTAACCGACATCGTCGAAAAAGTCAAAGCCCAAGGCATAACCGCAACCGCCCTCATCTTCGTTGGAAACGTGCTTGACCCCAAAGCATACGACCTCTCAAAACTCTACGACCCCACCTTCACCACAGGCTTTCGTAAAGGCACCTAA
- a CDS encoding cobalt-precorrin 5A hydrolase, which translates to MYPNGIAIIALNTHGVHTAQKIQAALAASTVNSTVYAPQKYAVEGVVAIPENQNLPQFITQIYNTTDAIVAVMAAGIIIREIAPHLQSKLVDPAVVCVDISGNFVISLLSGHYGGANQLTRLIVSGIGATPVITTASDTLGKQSVDDLARQLHIKIVNPASLVAVNSALVNGERLAAVLVGKVKFPAGVLRDYAVERAETVDEALRVLDGYDAGFIVCNEASVAVLVAGKPVTVLTPKRVVVGLGARKEITKAQVLDAIDEALSKVNLPVERVDGLVTVDIKKSSKSMIDAVAQLGFTLGFVSVDELGAFSHPELSPDSKIVQKNFGVGGVCERAALMATGKNNHLILKKLKHNGVTVAIATGE; encoded by the coding sequence ATGTACCCCAACGGCATCGCCATCATCGCCCTCAACACCCACGGCGTTCACACCGCCCAGAAAATCCAAGCCGCCCTAGCCGCCTCAACTGTAAACAGCACCGTTTACGCCCCCCAAAAATACGCAGTAGAAGGCGTTGTTGCGATTCCCGAAAACCAAAACCTGCCCCAGTTCATCACGCAAATCTACAACACCACTGACGCTATAGTCGCAGTCATGGCAGCAGGCATAATAATTCGCGAAATCGCGCCGCACCTGCAAAGCAAACTCGTTGACCCCGCCGTAGTCTGCGTGGACATCTCTGGCAACTTTGTCATCAGCTTGCTCTCAGGACACTACGGAGGCGCTAACCAGCTAACACGGCTAATCGTCTCAGGCATCGGCGCCACACCTGTTATCACTACAGCTTCGGACACTTTGGGCAAGCAAAGCGTAGATGACCTTGCAAGGCAACTGCATATAAAAATCGTAAACCCCGCAAGTTTGGTGGCGGTTAATTCGGCTCTTGTGAATGGGGAGCGTTTGGCTGCGGTTCTGGTTGGCAAGGTAAAGTTTCCAGCGGGCGTGCTTAGGGATTACGCGGTTGAGCGTGCAGAAACTGTTGACGAGGCACTGCGTGTCTTGGATGGGTACGACGCGGGCTTTATTGTTTGCAATGAGGCATCTGTGGCGGTGTTGGTTGCGGGTAAGCCTGTGACGGTTCTAACGCCCAAAAGGGTTGTTGTGGGGTTGGGGGCGCGAAAGGAAATCACTAAGGCTCAGGTGCTAGACGCTATTGACGAGGCGTTATCTAAAGTGAACTTGCCCGTAGAGCGTGTGGATGGTTTGGTTACGGTTGATATTAAAAAGTCTTCTAAGAGCATGATAGATGCCGTTGCTCAGTTGGGGTTCACGCTGGGTTTTGTTAGCGTGGACGAGCTGGGCGCTTTTAGTCATCCTGAATTGAGTCCTGACTCAAAAATAGTACAAAAAAACTTTGGAGTTGGAGGAGTATGCGAACGAGCAGCCTTAATGGCAACAGGGAAAAACAACCATTTAATCCTGAAAAAACTAAAACACAACGGAGTCACGGTAGCGATAGCCACGGGCGAATAA
- the cobJ gene encoding precorrin-3B C(17)-methyltransferase, producing the protein MTPKARHAIETADAIVGYKTYIALIQDLIKPDAEIVAGTMGREVDRAKAAVEKAQENKHVAVISSGDAGVYGMAGVVLEAVAFEKANVPVEVVAGVTAATAAAANLGAPLVSDFAVISLSDLLTPWSLIEKRLEAAAQADFAIVLYNPQSMGRTKPLHVAHQILLKHKNPKTPVGIVRAAGREGEQTQITTLQELLDCKVDMVTTLIVGTSTTQIINGKMVTPRGYDLTRQAKTA; encoded by the coding sequence ATGACCCCAAAGGCACGCCACGCCATAGAGACAGCAGACGCCATCGTAGGATACAAAACCTACATCGCGCTGATACAAGACCTCATCAAACCCGATGCAGAAATCGTGGCGGGAACCATGGGACGTGAAGTTGACCGAGCCAAAGCCGCCGTAGAAAAAGCCCAAGAAAACAAGCACGTTGCTGTCATTAGCAGTGGAGACGCAGGCGTTTACGGCATGGCAGGCGTAGTCTTGGAAGCGGTCGCGTTTGAAAAAGCCAATGTCCCCGTGGAAGTTGTTGCGGGGGTGACGGCGGCTACTGCGGCAGCAGCCAACTTGGGAGCGCCCTTGGTTAGTGACTTTGCTGTGATTAGCCTTAGCGACCTACTAACGCCCTGGTCTTTGATTGAGAAGCGGTTGGAGGCGGCGGCGCAAGCTGACTTTGCGATTGTTTTGTATAATCCGCAGAGCATGGGGCGAACTAAACCCTTGCATGTGGCGCATCAGATTCTGCTCAAGCACAAGAACCCCAAGACCCCCGTGGGCATCGTCAGGGCAGCAGGACGCGAAGGCGAACAAACCCAAATCACCACGCTCCAAGAGCTACTGGACTGCAAGGTGGACATGGTCACAACCCTAATCGTGGGAACCTCAACCACCCAAATTATAAACGGCAAAATGGTAACTCCCCGAGGCTACGACCTGACCCGACAAGCCAAAACTGCCTAA
- a CDS encoding winged helix-turn-helix transcriptional regulator, which translates to MRKPPQDVLLRDKSEFTKFQILLEVMRNQPHVKQKDISDRIGITIQAISKYFKRLSKEGLLEAGSERADYRLTPKAVDKLQEDLHHLNAYVSGIKRDLNVEHALPALATTAVKEGDKVGIIIKDGILYTVSPDDSSVSAKGTVLNDAKAGEDLGLIDLEGKVPIKQGRILLVKMPSISDGGSRAVDLDKVKAFYDEFKPDRIGVMGAVGRAVLSKLDIEPTIEFGLSRAAAVAASRGLNVFVLVVGRMVNRMIEEIDNINLKNTSDIVYEVKDARLLPK; encoded by the coding sequence ATGCGCAAGCCCCCCCAAGATGTTTTGCTTCGGGACAAAAGCGAGTTTACCAAATTCCAGATTCTTTTGGAAGTTATGCGTAACCAGCCCCATGTTAAGCAAAAGGACATAAGCGACCGTATCGGCATAACCATTCAGGCTATCTCCAAATATTTTAAGAGGCTTTCTAAGGAGGGTTTGCTTGAGGCAGGTTCTGAACGTGCAGATTACCGTTTGACTCCTAAAGCGGTGGATAAGCTGCAGGAGGATTTGCATCATTTAAACGCCTATGTTTCTGGGATAAAACGTGACTTAAACGTTGAACATGCCCTGCCCGCTTTAGCCACAACCGCAGTGAAAGAAGGCGACAAAGTTGGTATCATCATAAAAGACGGCATACTCTACACTGTTTCACCTGATGATTCCTCTGTTTCTGCAAAGGGCACTGTTTTGAATGACGCGAAAGCGGGGGAGGATTTGGGTTTAATCGATTTGGAAGGTAAGGTGCCTATAAAGCAGGGTCGTATTTTGCTTGTGAAGATGCCCAGTATAAGCGATGGAGGCTCGCGTGCTGTTGATTTAGACAAAGTCAAAGCCTTCTACGACGAATTCAAACCCGACCGCATAGGCGTCATGGGAGCAGTAGGCAGAGCCGTCTTATCCAAACTCGACATAGAACCCACCATCGAATTCGGACTCAGCCGAGCCGCCGCCGTAGCCGCCTCCCGCGGACTCAATGTCTTCGTCCTCGTCGTAGGCAGAATGGTCAACCGCATGATAGAAGAAATCGACAACATCAACCTGAAAAACACCTCAGACATAGTCTACGAAGTCAAAGACGCCCGACTCCTACCCAAATAA
- a CDS encoding manganese efflux pump MntP family protein, whose translation MDGFTIVFIALGLAMDAFAVSIASGVSIKGQRRKTGLLLAASFSFFQMFMPVIGYFVGVHFSSLIMEFDHWIAFGLLAFIGCKMIYDSTKKDDTPQSGQLKLSLLLTLSVATSIDALMVGLSFAFLQTSLLAPIAAIGAVTFSLSCIGFFFGNYLGSKFGDKIKIVGGLILIAIGIQILLEHLLII comes from the coding sequence ATGGATGGATTTACCATTGTCTTCATCGCTTTGGGTTTAGCGATGGATGCTTTTGCGGTTTCCATAGCCAGCGGCGTCTCTATCAAGGGGCAGAGGCGAAAAACAGGGTTGTTGTTGGCGGCTTCTTTTAGTTTCTTCCAAATGTTCATGCCCGTTATCGGCTACTTTGTGGGCGTGCACTTTAGCAGTTTAATCATGGAATTTGACCATTGGATAGCGTTTGGGCTTTTAGCGTTTATCGGCTGCAAAATGATTTATGACTCCACAAAAAAAGACGATACGCCCCAATCAGGTCAGCTCAAGCTGTCCTTGCTTTTGACCCTCTCAGTTGCCACCAGCATAGACGCCCTCATGGTCGGCTTAAGCTTCGCCTTCCTGCAAACCAGCCTACTCGCCCCCATAGCCGCAATAGGCGCCGTAACGTTCTCTCTTTCCTGCATCGGCTTCTTCTTTGGCAACTACCTTGGCAGCAAATTCGGCGACAAAATCAAAATAGTTGGCGGACTCATCCTCATAGCCATCGGCATACAAATCCTCCTCGAACACCTACTCATAATCTAA